The proteins below are encoded in one region of Cloacibacillus sp.:
- a CDS encoding efflux RND transporter periplasmic adaptor subunit translates to MKVSEFFTGKRILLTILAVLIIGSSITIYFKEKPKEKYVKASGTVEVTQVQLAPLAGGRIEELAIDESDHVKKGQFIARLSLDGADDEVKMAEAALAAAKAQLEELRNGFRKEDISKAKAELAARKVQYEQARRDEKRFAALAADGVVAARDAELYAEASKASYNAMQAASDQVRLLENGMRPEQISAAEANVARAESAYQRARTLVGYKEFYSPADGVVLTKNYQIGDVVNAGAAIATLGDMNDCWVKLYIPSTQLGLIKLGAKCSVYVDPFPKRAFEATVTEVNQQVEYNPRMSLTQNERANMVFWIKISIKDTEGVIKPGMPADVTIL, encoded by the coding sequence ATGAAGGTTTCGGAGTTCTTTACCGGCAAGAGGATACTTCTGACGATTCTCGCAGTGTTAATAATCGGTTCTTCCATCACCATCTATTTTAAGGAGAAGCCCAAAGAAAAGTATGTCAAGGCCTCGGGCACGGTCGAGGTGACGCAGGTGCAGCTTGCGCCGCTAGCCGGCGGCCGCATAGAGGAACTTGCGATAGACGAATCGGACCACGTGAAAAAGGGGCAGTTCATCGCCCGTCTTTCGCTGGACGGGGCGGACGACGAGGTGAAGATGGCGGAGGCCGCGCTCGCCGCCGCGAAGGCGCAGCTTGAAGAGCTCAGAAACGGCTTCCGCAAAGAGGACATCTCAAAGGCTAAGGCCGAACTCGCCGCGCGCAAAGTTCAGTATGAACAGGCCAGGCGGGATGAAAAGCGCTTTGCGGCGCTAGCGGCGGACGGCGTGGTGGCGGCGCGCGACGCGGAGCTCTACGCCGAAGCGTCAAAAGCGTCCTACAACGCGATGCAGGCGGCCTCCGACCAGGTGCGGCTGCTGGAAAACGGCATGCGACCCGAGCAGATATCGGCGGCGGAGGCTAATGTCGCGCGCGCCGAATCGGCCTATCAGAGAGCCAGGACCCTCGTTGGCTATAAAGAATTCTATTCGCCCGCTGACGGCGTTGTTTTGACGAAAAATTACCAGATAGGCGACGTAGTGAACGCCGGCGCCGCCATCGCCACCCTCGGCGATATGAACGACTGCTGGGTCAAGCTTTACATCCCCTCGACACAGCTGGGGCTCATCAAACTTGGCGCGAAGTGCAGCGTCTACGTGGATCCTTTCCCCAAACGCGCCTTCGAGGCCACAGTCACCGAGGTCAACCAGCAGGTCGAGTATAACCCGCGCATGTCGCTGACGCAGAACGAGCGCGCGAACATGGTCTTCTGGATAAAGATCTCCATCAAGGATACGGAGGGCGTCATCAAGCCCGGAATGCCGGCGGACGTCACGATATTATGA